The region CGGCATGAAATCGCTGTCCGACGACATGATGCCGAAGCCGGTCACGCGACCGCGATACAGCAGGTCCATCGCATCCACCGTCATCTTCATGTCGGTGGCGTTCTTGCCCTTGGTGATGTCGAACTGCTGTTGCGGCTCGATCCCGTGCTTCAGCGTCAGCGCGGCCCAGGTCTTCAGGCCCGGCTTGCTCCAATTGCCATACGCGCGGCGCACGTTGACCGATCCGAGATCGGCCAGCACCGTCAGCACCGGATCGAGCGAGGAGGGCTGGGCATTGTCGGCGTCGATCAGAAGCGCGACGTTGCGGGAAGGTTCGTCGCTCATGGCCGTCTCCTCGGATTGTCGCGCGGAGCGGTATCAGGCGGGCGGGGGGCGTGTCACCCCCCGCCAAGCCTCATGATCTGGAACGCGTCGCGTCCACGCTCCAGGCACCCGCGCCGGCCGCTGCGAGGTACAGGAAGATGAAGCAATAGAGCATCACCGGCTCGCCGCCATTGACGCTTGGGAAGGGCGATTTGGGCGCATGGACCATGAAATAGGCGACGGCCGACATGCCCGCGAGGACAAAGGCGACCGGACGCGTCAGCAAGCCCAGCACGATCAGCGCACCGCCGGCCAGTTCCAGCACGCCCGCCACCGTAAACAACGGGTTCAGCGGCATCGGGAAGGGCGGGAGGTTGAAGAATTTCGACGTGCCGTGATGGAGAAATCCGAGCCCGGCGACGATGCGCAGCAAGGCGAGAAGCTTGGGGGACCAGGTGGCGGGAATCGGCATGGCAGACAGTCTCCGTTACGAACGTGCATTCGTTTCACTTCCGTACGGATGCGTCAATTCTCGTCCGCGAAACCCTCCGGTGACGGATAGGTGATCGCCATCACCTCATATTCGCGCTCTCCGCCGGGCAGTTCCACGCGCCGCACGTCGCCGATGCCGGCCCCGCGCAGTGCGCGGGCGAGCGGGGCGTTCCAGCCGATGCGGCCTTCGCCGGCCTCGGTCTCGTCGTCGTCGACGAGCGTCAGCGTGCGGTGATTGTCGTCCTCGTCGGCGATGGTGACGGTGGCGCCGAAATAGATTTTCGAGCGGTCGGGCTGCTGGGTCGGATCGATCACCTTGGCGGCCTTCATGCGGCGCGCGAGAAAGGCGGCGCGACGATCGATCTCGCGCAGGCGTTTGCGCCCGTAGATATAGTCGCCGTTCTCCGACCGGTCGCCATTGCCGGCGGCCCAGGAGATGACGTCGACCAGTTTGGGCCGTTCTTCACCGAGGAGTTGACGGTATTCGGCGCTGAGCACGGCATAGCCTGCCGGGGTGATGTAGTTCGGGCGATCCATTTTCTTACCGTAACCCAGCCCCGTTCGTCATCCCAGCGCAGGCTGGGATATTTATGGGGCGGGCGTAGCGTTCTCCCCGTAGAGACCCCGGCCTTCGCTGGGGTGACGAACGTTGTGGGATGGGCTTACAAACCTCAGCCCGGCCGGCCCTTGCCGAGATACCAGCTCATCTTGTTCGTCGCACTGGCCGACCGCGCCTGGGCCGGGTTCATCAGATCGTAGACGACCGCATTCTCCAGCACGCGCTGCACGTAGTTGCGCGTTTCCTGCAGCGGAATCGCCTCGATCCAGTCGACGATATCGATCGTGCCCATGCGCGGATCGCCATTGGCGCGGAGCCACTTGTTAACGTTGCCGGACCCGGCATTGTACGCCGCGATCGCCAGCGGATAGCTCGCGAAATTGCCGTAGATGCGCTGGAAATAGGTCGATCCGAGCTGGATGTTATAGTCCGTATTGGCGGTCAGCGCGGCCGGATCGTACGACATGCCGAGCTTGCCCGCCTGCTCGCGCGCAGTGCCGGGCATCAACTGCATCAGCCCGCGCGCGCCGACCCGGCTGATCGCGGCGCGATCGAACTGGCTTTCCTGCCGCGCGATGGCGTGGATCATCGACCAGTTCGCCGCCTGGTCCGCCGGCACCTTCACGCTCGGGAACGCGACCGTCGTATAATCGGTCAGCCCGTTCTGCATCGCGCTGCGCCCGACCATCACGCCGAGATCGGGCCGGCCGATTACGCGCGAAAATTCGCTGGCCAGCGCATGATCGCTGTCGCTCTTGGCGTCGATCGCGATCTGGCGGA is a window of Sphingomonas sp. Leaf357 DNA encoding:
- a CDS encoding DoxX family protein → MPIPATWSPKLLALLRIVAGLGFLHHGTSKFFNLPPFPMPLNPLFTVAGVLELAGGALIVLGLLTRPVAFVLAGMSAVAYFMVHAPKSPFPSVNGGEPVMLYCFIFLYLAAAGAGAWSVDATRSRS
- the greB gene encoding transcription elongation factor GreB, encoding MDRPNYITPAGYAVLSAEYRQLLGEERPKLVDVISWAAGNGDRSENGDYIYGRKRLREIDRRAAFLARRMKAAKVIDPTQQPDRSKIYFGATVTIADEDDNHRTLTLVDDDETEAGEGRIGWNAPLARALRGAGIGDVRRVELPGGEREYEVMAITYPSPEGFADEN